Proteins encoded within one genomic window of Humulus lupulus chromosome 1, drHumLupu1.1, whole genome shotgun sequence:
- the LOC133779993 gene encoding B3 domain-containing transcription factor VRN1-like yields the protein MGRKPWSRKIYPSFFKILLDDFSNKLQIPVAFAKNFDGEASQQCLIWNPFKKFWNVNVEKTNNRLFFQKGWNLFLLDNGLEFGDLLVFHYNAGKSEFYVDFYGKNCCQKRGISLGFHRKEDQSENNLDANQTNMVNIGVIDLETEDSEPIEQYRSESSEDEFFEEKTQTKRGGSGRPRFRSRCDREVRALEEANKYIPKHPFFKLVMAESYVMKGLLGLPISFYRTHMKQMQRNGSFIMLQHLGKSWPVKFCIDEPLRARFALGWGKFVKDNTIELGDVCVFELMDVSVMKVCIFRG from the exons ATGGGGAGAAAACCATGGTCTCGGAAAATATATCCTTCATTTTTCAAGATTCTTTTGGATGACTTCTCAAACAAGTTG CAAATTCCAGTGGCTTTTGCCAAGAATTTTGATGGAGAAGCTTCTCAACAATGTCTCATTTGGAACCCTTTTAAGAAATTTTGGAATGTTAACGTGGAAAAAACCAATAACAGATTGTTTTTTCAAAAGGGTTGGAATCTATTTTTGCTAGACAATGGTTTAGAGTTTGGTGACCTTCTTGTCTTTCACTATAATGCTGGGAAATCAGAATTTTATGTTGATTTTTATGGGAAAAATTGCTGTCAAAAAAGGGGCATATCGCTAGGTTTTCACAGAAAGGAAGATCAATCTGAAAATAATCTTGATGCTAATCAAACAAATATGGTAAATATTGGAGTAATTGACCTTGAAACTGAAGATTCTGAGCCTATTGAGCAATATAGAAGTGAATCATCAGAAGATGAATTTTTTGAAGAGAAAACTCAAACTAAGCGTGGTGGTTCAG GAAGGCCTCGATTTCGATCTCGTTGTGATAGAGAAGTGAGAGCACTCGAAGAAGCCAACAAATACATTCCAAAGCATCCTTTTTTCAAATTAGTAATGGCTGAAAGTTATGTGATGAAGGGACTTTTG GGTTTACCAATCAGCTTTTACAGAACACATATGAAGCAAATGCAGAGAAATGGAAGCTTTATCATGTTGCAACATTTAGGGAAGTCATGGCCAGTGAAGTTTTGCATTGACGAGCCGCTTAGGGCAAGGTTCGCCTTAGGATGGGGTAAGTTTGTGAAGGACAACACTATAGAATTGGGAGATGTTTGTGTCTTTGAGCTAATGGATGTGAGTGTGATGAAGGTCTGTATATTTAGAGGTTAA
- the LOC133780027 gene encoding uncharacterized protein LOC133780027: MKILSWNVRGCGTKGKHKAIKELICKVNPDIIILQEVKKASIDRRFIGSIWRSRFKGWILQEAIGRSGGTLVVWDTRSVSVIDSLVGDFSVSIHLVAEGKEPWWFSGVYGPVVYGKRDSFWDELASLSTICGNNWCVGGDFNVVRRVDEKLNSKSNTRSMKKFDALIRELNWLTPNFKMGGSRGQIIDKSLFFVDCIDSFIHPLGQDYAPSFDKKLWEFSSNFQQWWDSAKVHGWPGFQLMSKLAMVRDKIKTWSRHAYGTWKVQKQLLERRLFEKDRLEEGGSWNDHFHLERSKVKEEWQQIFFEEEIVFGLKIEEEDGTVWVEDADIEKTIVGFYSVLYSAVPRVWIGVEGISWSPISAVMASFIERPFAKDEIKQAVFACDDSKSPGQDGFSMAVYQSNWDVVKKDLLAVFEGFFNDDIIHGRTNETFICLIPKKLNRCRVRDYRPISLVTSLYKVISKVLAYRLRGVLSNTITESQGAFVEGRQILDTVLIANEAVEEYRSKGRKGWVFKIDFTKAYDCVDWGFLDLVMKKKGFGDLWRRWIRGCLSSTSFSIFLNGRPRGKFKGSRGLRQGDSLSPFLFTLVADVLGRMIDKAKSSSAFRGFTVGKDKVDVNHLQFAEDTIFFVNDEESLVVLLDILKVFSVVSGLSINLQKCQLLGINLNEEVVERQAKEIDCEVGQWPIQYLGLPLWDPPRSKGFREHVISKCANCLESWKSAFLSRGGRLTHIQSVLSSIPVFYLSLFCIPKSVVGIIEKLMRDFLWEGAEQSGADHLVSWHDVCKSRSHGGLGIGNLALRNKDFLFKWLWQFPLESTSLWHRVVKSIYGSDGGHWDTNVGGRFSVRGPWRDISTLYEEFRSLVYFKVGRGYRIRFGEDVWISECSFKSKYPDLFRVTEAKNYLIKDMVVGEEVNSSGGLDWDFRFRRNLFDREIPSLVELLNLIKFVDLPPILEDKRIWIPDNSGVFNCKTAFHSLSYANLGPELPWAKRLWKSVVPSKVKVFGWLLFSNKLSVLDNSQRRRPFHYLSPNCVKRVQGILVYVFLVFATVCVSTRGREENGSSLAKYRVGNFLGYLVGEK; the protein is encoded by the exons ATGAAGATTCTTTCTTGGAATGTGAGGGGATGTGGTACCAAAGGAAAACATAAAGCGATTAAGGAATTAATCTGTAAAGTTAATCCAGATATTATTATTCTTCAAGAGGTTAAAAAGGCGTCAATAGATAGGAGGTTCATTGGAAGCATTTGGAGGTCTAGGTTTAAAGGATGGATTCTTCAGGAGGCGATTGGTCGGTCGGGAGGAACCTTGGTAGTTTGGGATACTAGGAGTGTTTCCGTTATTGACTCTTTAGTTGGGGATTTCTCTGTTTCTATCCACTTGGTGGCTGAGGGGAAGGAACCGTGGTGGTTCTCAGGTGTTTATGGGCCTGTAGTGTATGGTAAGAGAGATAGCTTTTGGGATGAATTAGCAAGTTTGAGCACTATTTGTGGTAATAATTGGTGCGTTGGGGGAGATTTTAATGTGGTTAGGAGGGTTGATGAGAAACTGAATAGCAAGTCAAATACTAGGAGTATGAAGAAGTTTGATGCTTTGATTAGAGAGTTAAATTGGTTGACCCCAAACTTCAAAATGGGCGGTTCACGTGGTCAAATTATAGACAAAAGCCTATTTTTTGTAGACTGTATAGATTCCTTCATACACCCTCTTGGTCAGGACTATGCTCCTTCGTTCGACAAGAAGTTATG GGAGTTCTCTAGCAATTTCCAGCAGTGGTGGGATTCGGCTAAAGTGCATGGTTGGCCGGGTTTTCAATTGATGTCTAAGCTTGCAATGGTTCGAGATAAAATTAAGACGTGGAGTCGGCATGCCTATGGGACTTGGAAAGTGCAAAAACAGTTGCTTGAAAGAAGGTTGTTTGAAAAAGACAGATTAGAGGAGGGGGGATCGTGGAATGACCATTTTCATCTGGAACGCTCTAAGGTGAAGGAAGAATGGCAGCAGATTTTCTTTGAGGAGGAAATAGTGTTTGGTTTAAA GATAGAGGAAGAAGATGGTACTGTTTGGGTTGAAGATGCAGATATTGAAAAGACTATTGTGGGTTTCTATTCTGTTTTGTATTCAGCGGTTCCCAGAGTCTGGATTGGAGTGGAGGGCATTTCTTGGTCTCCGATTTCAGCGGTTATGGCGTCTTTTATAGAGCGGCCTTTCGCGAAAGACGAAATTAAACAAGCGGTTTTCGCGTGTGACGACTCTAAATCCCCGGGGCAAGATGGTTTCTCCATGGCTGTGTATCAGAGTAATTGGGATGTTGTCAAAAAAGATCTTCTCGCAGTCTTTGAAGGTTTTTTCAATGACGACATCATTCATGGAAGAACCAATGAAACATTTATTTGTCTTATTCCTAAGAAATTAAATAGATGTCGAGTGAGGGATTATAGGCCTATTAGCCTGGTTACTAGTCTTTACAAAGTCATATCAAAGGTGTTGGCTTATAGACTTCGGGGAGTTCTTTCTAACACAATTACGGAATCACAAGGAGCTTTTGTGGAGGGTAGGCAAATTTTGGATACAGTATTGATCGCAAACGAGGCAGTAGAGGAGTACAGGAGCAAGGGTAGAAAGGGTTGGGTTTTCAAAATTGATTTTACTAAGGCTTATGATTGTGTGGATTGGGGATTCCTGGATTTAGttatgaaaaagaaagggtttGGCGATCTTTGGAGAAGGTGGATTCGTGGTTGTCTATCCTCCACATCTTTTTCTATATTTTTAAATGGGCGACCGAGGGGAAAGTTCAAAGGTTCGAGGGGTCTTCGCCAAGGGGATTCCTTATCCCCGTTCTTGTTTACTTTGGTAGCAGATGTTCTGGGCAGAATGATTGATAAGGCTAAAAGTAGTTCAGCTTTTAGAGGTTTCACAGTAGGTAAGGATAAGGTGGATGTCAATCATCTTCAGTTTGCCGAGGATACGATATTTTTTGTGAACGATGAGGAGTCATTGGTTGTGCTCTTGGATATCCTTAAGGTTTTCAGTGTTGTGTCTGGTTTATCTATCAATTTGCAGAAATGTCAATTGTTGGGGATCAATTTGAATGAGGAGGTAGTGGAGCGGCAAGCAAAAGAGATAGATTGTGAGGTGGGACAGTGGCCGATTCAGTATTTGGGTCTTCCTTTGTGGGATCCTCCTCGTTCCAAGGGATTTAGGGAGCATGTTATCTCGAAATGTGCTAATTGTTTGGAATCTTGGAAGAGTGCTTTTTTGTCTAGAGGTGGTAGGTTGACTCATATTCAGTCGGTTTTGTCTTCAATCCCAGTTTTTTATTTATCGTTGTTCTGTATCCCTAAGAGTGTGGTGGGGATTATTGAAAAGCTTATGCGGGATTTCTTGTGGGAAGGTGCGGAACAGTCAGGGGCAGACCACTTGGTATCTTGGCACGATGTATGTAAATCACGTAGTCACGGGGGCTTGGGAATTGGAAATCTAGCGTTGAGGAATAAGGATTTTCTCTTCAAGTGGTTGTGGCAGTTTCCTTTGGAGAGTACTTCTTTGTGGCATAGGGTGGTCAAAAGCATATATGGGAGTGATGGGGGCCACTGGGATACTAATGTTGGAGGTAGATTTTCTGTTCGTGGCCCTTGGAGAGACATCTCGACTTTGTATGAGGAGTTTAGAAGCTTGGTCTATTTTAAAGTTGGAAGGGGATACAGGATTCGTTTTGGGGAGGATGTTTGGATTAGTGAGTGCTCTTTCAAATCGAAATACCCTGATTTATTCAGGGTAACGGAGGCCAAGAATTATTTGATTAAGGACATGGTAGTGGGGGAGGAGGTCAACAGTTCAGGCGGCCTAGACTGGGACTTTCGATTCAGAAGGAATCTATTTGATAGGGAGATTCCTAGTTTGGTTGAGCTGTTAAATTTGATTAAGTTTGTGGATTTACCCCCGATCTTGGAGGATAAGAGGATTTGGATTCCAGATAATAGTGGAGTTTTCAATTGCAAGACTGCCTTTCATAGTTTGTCCTACGCTAATTTAGGTCCAGAGTTACCTTGGGCTAAGAGGTTATGGAAGAGTGTGGTCCCTTCGAAAGTGAAAGTGTTTGGTTGGCTGTTATTCTCGAATAAGTTAAGTGTCCTCGACAATTCGCAGAGAAGAAGACCTTTTCATTATTTGTCACCAAATTG TGTTAAACGAGTTCAGGGTATCTTGGTGTATGTCTTCCTCGTGTTCGCAACTGTTTGTGTGTCAACTAGAGGGAGAGAAGAGAATGGCTCGTCTTTGGCAAAGTACCGTGTTGGCAACTTTCTGGGTTATTTGGTTGGAGAGAAATAG